The Bradyrhizobium sp. CCGB01 genome segment ATGAAATCCCAGCCCATCACGTCGACGGCGCTTTTGTTGCAATAGAGTCCGGCGCGCTCACAGAGCACCTCGAACTGTCGTTCGCCGATGCGGCCGATGCGATCGGGATCTAACTCGCTTTCCATTCAGCTCCTTCAGCCTGAACCTTCGACCCTCATACGCGGGCCGGCATATGAGCCGTGTCGAGGCGCCGATGAATCAGCGACACGATCGATAGCAGGTCTTCGGCATCCTCTTTGGACATCGACCAGTGAATGCGGGCCTCATGGGCCGTCGGATTGCGGAACATGCCAAACGTGCCGCGAACAAGATTGGCAAATCCACTCTGCTCGCTGCGCTCGCTGGCGGTGGATAGCGCGTTGATCGCCAGAAGCGGCGGACTGCCGGCGAGGACACGGTCAACAAGCGCAGCGCCGTCGTCGGTCAGGCCCGTCCGCGTCCGCATCTTATCGGCAACGCTTTTGACCGCCTCCTGCACCGCATGAAAATAGTTGTCGGCGAGAAGTTCGGCGCGACAGAACTTGAGAACGTCGGGGTGCACGCCGCGTCCTTCGAGATCCGCGCGCAAGTCGCGAGCACGCCGCTGTGCCTCGGGCAGGGTCTGGGCGGCTTCCGCCATCTTCAGCTCGCCCGACTGATCGACGAAAAGACCCGCGAAGGCCAACGCCTGGTTAAGTCGCGCCCGCATCGGCTCATAGCGGTCGGGCTCCCGGCTATACCGCGCCGGCTTCATGGCGCGCCGAATGAATTCGAGGATATTAGTGCGGTTCTGCTTTGTGTTCTGGCACTCGGCGAAGGCGTTGTAGAGGCGGACGCGCTTCGTCGCAGGCCCCGGATCGGTGATCTTGCAGGAGGCGAGCAGGT includes the following:
- a CDS encoding TIGR02391 family protein, which translates into the protein MAFFTQDQLEAIAGALGDTSEGLTGPEIEHLLASCKITDPGPATKRVRLYNAFAECQNTKQNRTNILEFIRRAMKPARYSREPDRYEPMRARLNQALAFAGLFVDQSGELKMAEAAQTLPEAQRRARDLRADLEGRGVHPDVLKFCRAELLADNYFHAVQEAVKSVADKMRTRTGLTDDGAALVDRVLAGSPPLLAINALSTASERSEQSGFANLVRGTFGMFRNPTAHEARIHWSMSKEDAEDLLSIVSLIHRRLDTAHMPARV